A region of Streptomyces sp. NBC_01788 DNA encodes the following proteins:
- a CDS encoding serine/threonine-protein kinase, with product MSDAERAGTPRQDTRQDSLQDRSERLLAGRYRLGDVLGRGGMGTVWRAEDETLGRTVAVKELRFPSNIDEDEKRRLITRTLREAKAIARIRDTSAVTVFDVVDEDDRPWIVMELVEGKSLAEAIREDGLLTPRRAAEVGLAVLDVLRSAHGQGILHRDVKPSNVLIAEDGRVVLTDFGIAQVEGDPSITSTGMLVGAPSYISPERARGHKPGPAADLWSLGGLLYASVEGTPPYDKGSAIATLTAVMTEPLEEPRNAGPLRDVIHGLLNKDPDERLDDAGARAMLKAVIDAPEPKHSEPEPPADATKVVPLPAQPDRRSRKGGSGSSGSGSAGGQDEEPGDRLRGALRSVRKASVVAKPAAAAGAGAESASGGTAPAGPGSASGSGAQPGADRTQSASASGSGAGGAQAGRSGSGWPVMTPPDLDLPPRPAPKASLTDVVPRRTLVIVAVVVVLAVAGAVLALTLGGDDKGDDGKSAADRPAATAGSSAGPSTKKDESGEAATGQDGSGSATEADGSGGTPATDDDADAGTSGKGSDAGSGSDSDSDSDSGSGGDRSGDDGAPVAMTYKGAQGFSIGLPKGWKYASTDSAGVRFTGPDGQRLLVAWTTTPKGDPVADWTNQERYMVRSQYQRVRIEAVDYRGWNTADWEFTYVEGGTKYRSIDRGFVVNDHLGHALMYSAKAATWDGDLRKSTWKTLTETFQPKK from the coding sequence ATGTCGGACGCGGAGCGGGCGGGAACACCCCGTCAGGACACTCGTCAGGACTCTCTGCAGGACAGGAGCGAGCGTCTTCTCGCCGGGCGATACCGCCTGGGGGACGTGCTCGGCCGCGGAGGCATGGGCACGGTGTGGCGGGCCGAGGACGAGACCCTGGGCCGGACCGTCGCCGTCAAGGAGCTGCGGTTCCCGTCGAACATCGACGAGGACGAGAAGCGCCGCCTGATCACGCGCACGCTGCGTGAGGCCAAGGCGATCGCGCGCATCCGCGACACCAGCGCGGTGACCGTCTTCGACGTGGTCGACGAGGACGACCGCCCGTGGATCGTCATGGAACTCGTCGAGGGCAAGTCCCTCGCCGAAGCCATCCGCGAGGACGGGCTGCTCACGCCGAGGCGGGCGGCCGAGGTCGGGCTCGCGGTCCTCGACGTGCTGCGCTCCGCGCACGGCCAGGGCATCCTGCACCGGGACGTGAAGCCGTCCAACGTGCTCATCGCCGAGGACGGCCGGGTCGTCCTCACCGACTTCGGCATCGCGCAGGTCGAGGGCGACCCCTCCATCACCTCCACCGGCATGCTCGTCGGCGCCCCCTCCTACATCTCCCCGGAGCGGGCCCGCGGGCACAAGCCCGGACCGGCGGCCGACCTGTGGTCGCTCGGCGGCCTGCTGTACGCGTCGGTGGAGGGCACGCCGCCGTACGACAAGGGCTCGGCGATCGCCACCCTGACCGCGGTGATGACCGAACCGCTGGAGGAGCCGAGGAACGCCGGCCCGCTCAGGGACGTCATCCACGGCCTGCTCAACAAGGACCCGGACGAGCGGCTCGACGACGCGGGCGCCCGGGCCATGCTCAAGGCCGTCATCGACGCGCCCGAACCGAAGCACTCCGAGCCGGAGCCGCCCGCGGACGCGACCAAGGTCGTCCCGCTGCCCGCCCAGCCGGACAGGCGTTCCCGCAAAGGCGGTTCGGGATCTTCCGGTTCCGGTTCCGCGGGCGGGCAGGACGAGGAGCCGGGCGACCGCCTTCGCGGGGCGCTGCGCTCGGTGCGCAAGGCGTCCGTGGTGGCGAAACCCGCGGCAGCGGCGGGGGCCGGTGCCGAGTCGGCGTCCGGCGGCACGGCTCCGGCGGGCCCCGGCTCCGCGAGCGGTTCTGGAGCGCAGCCGGGGGCGGACCGGACGCAGAGCGCGTCCGCCTCGGGGAGCGGCGCCGGTGGCGCGCAGGCGGGCCGGTCCGGTTCGGGCTGGCCCGTGATGACCCCGCCGGACCTGGACCTGCCGCCGCGCCCGGCGCCCAAGGCGTCGCTCACCGACGTGGTGCCGCGGCGCACGCTGGTGATCGTCGCGGTGGTCGTGGTGCTCGCCGTGGCCGGCGCCGTGCTCGCCCTCACGCTCGGCGGCGACGACAAGGGCGACGACGGCAAGAGCGCGGCCGACCGCCCTGCCGCCACCGCGGGCTCGTCCGCGGGCCCCTCCACCAAGAAGGACGAGAGCGGCGAGGCCGCCACGGGCCAGGACGGGTCCGGCTCCGCGACGGAGGCCGACGGCTCCGGCGGCACACCGGCCACGGACGACGACGCCGACGCCGGGACATCGGGCAAGGGCTCCGACGCGGGCTCCGGTTCTGATTCCGATTCCGATTCTGATTCCGGCTCCGGAGGCGACCGCTCCGGCGACGACGGCGCCCCCGTGGCGATGACGTACAAGGGCGCTCAGGGCTTCTCCATCGGGCTGCCCAAGGGCTGGAAGTACGCGAGCACCGACTCCGCGGGGGTCCGCTTCACCGGCCCCGACGGGCAGCGGCTGCTCGTCGCCTGGACGACCACGCCCAAGGGCGACCCGGTGGCCGACTGGACCAACCAGGAGAGGTACATGGTGCGCTCCCAGTACCAGCGGGTGCGCATAGAGGCGGTGGACTACCGCGGCTGGAACACCGCCGACTGGGAGTTCACCTACGTCGAGGGCGGGACCAAGTACCGCAGCATAGACCGCGGGTTCGTGGTGAACGACCACCTCGGGCACGCGCTGATGTACAGCGCGAAGGCCGCGACGTGGGACGGCGACCTGCGCAAGAGCACCTGGAAGACGCTGACGGAGACCTTCCAGCCGAAGAAGTAG
- a CDS encoding serine/threonine-protein kinase — MGTEGDDFRVIAGRYRLEARLGRGGMGIVWRATDQLLERRVAVKEIPLDETLSAEEAALQRERTLREARAVARLRHPHLVVVYDVVVQDERPYIVMELIDGGSLADRIAARGPVDAAEGARIGVALLSALRTAHAAGVLHRDIKPANVLVESDTDRIVLTDFGIARMAGATTLTETGSFVGSPEYTAPERMSGAGTGPESDLWSLGALLCTALSGESPFRRDSLGGILHAVVFDEIRPPAQAAPILPVVRGLLERGPDRRLTAAEAERMLRAFLESGRTPGPPVRIAPTQRGVPVTSDAPGPAPTDPAARAPARYPTRNVLVAALLVAATAGAGASAVALLMRGGGSDGGTPTSSGPHMPEDATGATDGTASRPNTPSPPSASPPGSPPVPVSTVTVTGSAPPAAEGAVPSGHHLVHDPAGFSVAVPNGFTREPQGERVFYVSPGETFRLGIKVARPESGGPLAVMRRADAAGPDTNPGYRDGRVTATTHRGHPAALWEFTWNGFSAAEGPRHTYDLCWEQDGRMYDVWVSAPVGRVREAKQHFDAAVGGFDAQVTGR, encoded by the coding sequence ATGGGGACCGAGGGGGACGACTTCCGTGTCATCGCGGGCCGTTACCGTCTGGAGGCGAGGCTCGGCCGCGGGGGCATGGGCATCGTGTGGCGGGCCACCGACCAGCTCCTCGAACGGCGGGTCGCGGTCAAGGAAATCCCGCTGGACGAGACCCTGTCCGCCGAGGAGGCCGCACTCCAGCGGGAGCGCACCCTGCGCGAGGCCCGCGCGGTCGCCCGGTTGCGACACCCCCACCTCGTCGTCGTGTACGACGTCGTCGTGCAGGACGAGCGCCCGTACATCGTCATGGAGCTGATCGACGGCGGCTCGCTGGCCGACCGGATCGCCGCGCGCGGCCCGGTGGACGCCGCCGAGGGCGCCCGCATCGGCGTCGCCCTGCTGAGCGCGCTGCGCACCGCGCACGCCGCCGGTGTCCTGCACCGGGACATCAAGCCGGCCAACGTCCTGGTGGAGTCGGACACCGACCGGATCGTGCTCACCGACTTCGGCATCGCGCGGATGGCCGGCGCGACGACGCTCACCGAGACGGGGTCCTTCGTCGGCTCACCGGAGTACACCGCTCCGGAGCGGATGTCCGGGGCCGGGACCGGGCCGGAGTCGGATCTGTGGTCGCTCGGCGCGCTGCTGTGCACCGCCCTGAGCGGCGAGTCGCCGTTTCGGCGCGACTCGCTCGGCGGCATCCTGCACGCGGTCGTCTTCGACGAGATCCGGCCGCCCGCGCAGGCCGCGCCGATCCTGCCCGTCGTACGCGGGCTGCTGGAGCGCGGTCCGGACCGGCGGCTGACGGCAGCCGAGGCGGAGCGGATGCTGCGCGCCTTCCTGGAGTCGGGCCGCACGCCCGGGCCGCCGGTCCGGATCGCGCCGACGCAGCGCGGAGTGCCGGTCACCTCCGATGCGCCCGGCCCGGCGCCGACCGACCCCGCCGCCCGGGCACCCGCCCGGTACCCCACCCGGAACGTGCTGGTCGCCGCGCTGCTGGTGGCCGCGACGGCCGGGGCGGGCGCGTCCGCCGTGGCACTGCTGATGCGGGGCGGCGGCAGCGACGGCGGGACGCCGACGAGTTCGGGCCCGCACATGCCAGAGGACGCCACGGGCGCCACGGACGGCACCGCCTCCCGGCCGAACACGCCGTCACCACCGTCTGCTTCGCCGCCGGGTTCACCCCCCGTCCCGGTCTCCACGGTCACCGTCACGGGATCCGCCCCGCCCGCCGCCGAGGGCGCCGTGCCGTCGGGCCACCACCTGGTGCACGACCCGGCCGGCTTCTCCGTCGCCGTACCGAACGGCTTCACCCGCGAGCCGCAAGGCGAGCGGGTCTTCTACGTGTCGCCCGGGGAGACCTTCCGCCTCGGCATCAAGGTGGCCCGGCCGGAGAGCGGAGGCCCGCTCGCGGTGATGCGCCGCGCCGACGCCGCGGGACCGGACACCAACCCCGGCTACCGCGACGGCCGCGTCACCGCCACCACCCACCGCGGACACCCGGCCGCCCTCTGGGAGTTCACCTGGAACGGCTTCAGCGCGGCGGAGGGCCCGCGGCACACGTACGACCTGTGCTGGGAGCAGGACGGGCGGATGTACGACGTGTGGGTGTCGGCGCCGGTCGGCAGGGTGCGCGAGGCCAAGCAGCACTTCGACGCCGCGGTCGGCGGTTTCGACGCACAGGTCACGGGTCGGTGA
- a CDS encoding nucleotide sugar dehydrogenase has protein sequence MPADLAVIGLGPLGLPLAQAAVSAGIHTVGYRTGNESGSLSPAELRRMLSEGFRPATNPAELGRVRTAVICAPTPRGADGGLDLSQVESAARALAGHMRPHTTVILESPAHPGTTEEFLLPLLENGSGLRAGRDFHLAYSPSRVDPGNREITPANTPKVIGGLTPACTESAAAFYGRLTDKVVRARGLREAETVQLLETNYRHVNIALVNEMAVLCHDLGVDLWDVVRCAETKPYGFQAFRPGPGVGGHGLPQDLAGHAGCGLRMVELAEQVNGRMPRYVVQRAAALLNEHGKSARGARVLLLGVTYKADLADLQGTPAEEIAVRLTGLGASVSYHDPYVPAWSVRDRPVPRADCLYEAVADADLTVLLQQHRTYDLQGLSVKAQLLLDTRGAAPTGAAHRL, from the coding sequence ATGCCCGCAGATCTCGCCGTCATCGGACTCGGCCCGCTCGGCCTGCCCCTGGCCCAGGCCGCCGTCTCCGCCGGCATCCACACCGTCGGGTACCGCACCGGGAACGAGTCCGGCTCCCTCAGCCCCGCCGAACTGCGCCGGATGCTCTCGGAGGGCTTCCGGCCGGCCACCAACCCGGCCGAACTCGGCCGGGTGCGCACCGCGGTGATCTGCGCGCCGACCCCGCGGGGCGCGGACGGCGGGCTCGATCTGAGCCAGGTGGAGTCAGCCGCCCGCGCGCTCGCCGGGCACATGCGCCCGCACACCACCGTGATCCTGGAGTCGCCCGCACATCCCGGCACGACGGAGGAGTTCCTGCTCCCGCTGCTGGAGAACGGCTCGGGGCTGCGGGCGGGCCGCGACTTCCACCTCGCCTACTCGCCCAGCCGCGTCGACCCCGGCAACCGCGAGATCACCCCGGCCAACACGCCCAAGGTGATCGGCGGACTCACCCCGGCCTGCACCGAGTCGGCCGCGGCCTTCTACGGGCGGCTGACCGACAAGGTGGTACGCGCGCGGGGACTGAGGGAGGCGGAGACGGTCCAGCTCCTGGAGACCAACTACCGGCACGTCAACATCGCCCTGGTCAACGAGATGGCCGTGCTCTGCCACGACCTGGGCGTCGACCTGTGGGACGTCGTGCGCTGCGCGGAGACCAAGCCGTACGGCTTCCAGGCCTTCCGCCCCGGCCCCGGCGTCGGCGGCCACGGCCTCCCGCAGGACCTGGCCGGCCACGCGGGCTGCGGGCTGCGCATGGTGGAACTCGCCGAGCAGGTCAACGGCCGCATGCCGCGCTACGTCGTCCAGCGCGCCGCCGCCCTGCTGAACGAGCACGGCAAGTCGGCCCGCGGCGCCCGGGTCCTGCTGCTCGGCGTCACCTACAAGGCCGACCTCGCCGACCTCCAGGGCACGCCCGCCGAGGAGATCGCCGTCCGCCTGACGGGCCTCGGCGCCTCGGTCAGCTACCACGACCCGTACGTGCCCGCGTGGAGCGTCCGCGACCGGCCCGTGCCCCGCGCGGACTGCCTGTACGAGGCGGTGGCCGACGCCGACCTGACGGTCCTGCTCCAGCAGCACCGCACCTACGACCTCCAGGGCCTCTCGGTGAAGGCCCAGCTGCTCCTGGACACCCGCGGGGCCGCGCCCACGGGGGCGGCGCACCGGCTGTGA
- a CDS encoding glycerol-3-phosphate dehydrogenase/oxidase, which yields MRTATLGPAQRAEALAGMAERELDILVVGGGVVGAGTALDAVTRGLSTGIVEARDWASGTSSRSSKLIHGGLRYLEMLDFALVREALKERGLLLERLAPHLVRPVPFLYPLQHQGWERLYAGSGVALYDAMSMARGHGRGLPLHRHLTRRHALRVAPCLRKDALVGALQYYDAQMDDARFVATLVRTAVSYGAKAANRARVTGFLREGERVVGARVRDVEGGGEYEIRAKQIVNATGVWTDDTQAMVGERGQFHVRASKGIHLVVPKDRINSSTGLILRTEKSVLFVIPWGRHWIVGTTDTGWDLDKAHPAASSADIDYLLEHVNSVLAVPLGRDDVQGVYAGLRPLLAGESDATSKLSREHTVAHPVPGLVVVAGGKYTTYRVMAKDAVDEAVRGLDMRVADCVTEEIPLLGAEGYPALWNARARIAAEAGLHVVRVEHLLGRFGSAAREVLALVAEDPTLGAPLKAADDYLRAEIVYAASHEGARHLDDVLTRRTRISIETFDRGTRSAREAAELMAPVLGWDKDQIEREVEHYEKRVEAERESQRQPDDLTADAARLGAPDIVPL from the coding sequence GTGAGGACAGCGACACTGGGGCCGGCGCAGCGCGCCGAGGCACTGGCGGGAATGGCCGAGCGGGAGCTGGACATCCTGGTCGTGGGCGGAGGCGTGGTGGGCGCCGGCACCGCCCTGGACGCCGTCACCCGCGGTCTGTCCACCGGCATCGTGGAGGCGCGTGACTGGGCGTCGGGTACGTCGAGCCGGTCCAGCAAGCTGATACACGGCGGACTGCGCTATCTGGAGATGCTCGACTTCGCGCTGGTCCGGGAGGCGCTGAAGGAGCGCGGCCTGCTGCTGGAACGCCTCGCGCCTCACCTGGTCCGCCCGGTGCCGTTCCTCTACCCGCTCCAGCACCAGGGCTGGGAGCGCCTGTACGCGGGCTCGGGCGTCGCCCTGTACGACGCCATGTCGATGGCCCGCGGCCACGGCCGGGGACTGCCGCTGCACCGTCACCTGACCCGCCGTCACGCCCTGCGGGTGGCTCCGTGCCTGCGCAAGGACGCCCTGGTCGGCGCCCTCCAGTACTACGACGCACAGATGGACGACGCCCGCTTCGTGGCCACCTTGGTGCGCACGGCGGTGTCGTACGGCGCGAAGGCCGCCAACCGTGCCCGGGTCACCGGATTCCTGCGCGAGGGCGAGCGGGTCGTCGGCGCGCGGGTGCGGGACGTGGAGGGCGGCGGCGAGTACGAGATCCGCGCCAAGCAGATCGTCAACGCCACCGGGGTGTGGACCGACGACACCCAGGCGATGGTGGGGGAGCGCGGCCAGTTCCACGTCCGGGCCTCCAAGGGCATCCACCTCGTCGTGCCCAAGGACCGCATCAACTCCAGCACCGGGCTGATCCTGCGCACCGAGAAGTCCGTGCTCTTCGTGATCCCGTGGGGACGGCACTGGATCGTCGGCACCACCGACACCGGCTGGGACCTCGACAAGGCCCACCCCGCCGCCTCGAGCGCCGACATCGACTACCTCCTGGAGCACGTCAACTCGGTGCTGGCGGTGCCGCTCGGCCGCGACGACGTGCAGGGCGTGTACGCCGGCCTGCGGCCGCTGCTGGCCGGCGAGTCCGACGCCACCAGCAAGCTGTCCCGCGAGCACACCGTGGCCCATCCGGTGCCCGGCCTCGTCGTGGTCGCGGGCGGCAAGTACACGACGTACCGGGTGATGGCCAAGGACGCCGTCGACGAGGCGGTGCGCGGGCTCGACATGCGCGTCGCCGACTGCGTCACCGAGGAGATCCCGCTGCTCGGCGCCGAGGGCTACCCGGCCCTGTGGAACGCGCGGGCGCGCATCGCCGCCGAGGCCGGACTCCATGTGGTGCGCGTGGAGCACCTCTTGGGGAGGTTCGGGTCGGCGGCGCGGGAGGTGCTCGCCCTCGTCGCCGAGGACCCGACGCTGGGCGCTCCGCTCAAGGCGGCCGACGACTATCTGCGCGCCGAGATCGTCTACGCCGCCTCCCACGAGGGCGCCCGGCACCTGGACGACGTGCTGACCCGGCGTACCCGCATATCCATCGAGACCTTCGACCGGGGCACGCGCAGCGCCCGGGAGGCCGCCGAGCTGATGGCGCCCGTGCTGGGCTGGGACAAGGACCAGATCGAACGCGAGGTCGAGCACTACGAGAAGCGGGTGGAGGCCGAGCGGGAGTCGCAGCGCCAGCCCGACGACCTGACGGCCGACGCGGCCCGGCTGGGAGCGCCGGACATCGTGCCGTTGTGA
- a CDS encoding protein kinase, giving the protein MDDYAGRVLADRYRLPLPPSDEYELTETRAFDTYSGQEVLLRQVPLPEVVEAEVLDADGLPDGFTARDGAPRRGPVRTGRSADEARGARSATRRPADPAVRRAVEAAQAAARIPDHPRLDQVFDVFAEGGSLWVVSELVAARPLAALLAESPLSPYRAAEVASDILMALRVLHAHGWVHRNITARTVLVCDDGRVMLTGLAVGAAEEALCGYDPVPPEDDGDESAPDGASGTPGGSMGPGGTAGGAGATGFGGLTEVTGGPGFGGGTGAGTPPVDPDAARRAAIEARAAGPLPLPGPDAGPGEPPSRRTPQTGGDIRAARAGAIAAYRAGARAAARVQEAQQSARAELPGARTPVEGESRPAGSTTPPPGQIADPYGVRPPTHNGTAAHPGATAPLPSAPAGDARGPRPALATGPGTTPGHVVPAQERGELGAGTADDAGGVPARWGEVVAGSPARRGPATALAAERARQARMAVVGPVTERWAPEQAGPVHENWQLAAPIGPATDLWALGALLFRAVQGHAPYPEESTAELVQMVCAEPPAYAEECGPLRPVVESLLRQDPTERLDFEELRGWLRSLVRSAPEPEAGAHVIAAPPADPSRLPVVRRRGELVRRRRAGLPATHARHRRQTGSPRRLGRTLLLLILLLMAAAVAYAVLFMPKADRDGAAAGDRTGTAGEASPAPAHSDGDGGSGAPQPGESSSAADDSPSKAAGSAEAEAQTTAPDAADGFTLRKDSAGFQVAVAKGWTRTPGNNQGQVVYSQGSFELIVVPGRDTAAAFGSDPMAYQREKERELQAYRDSSWATSTGLRTTQVGGRTTAEGQFTWTDGSGRQLYVRNLAALIGGKYHVVQVRGPESQRDRVTTLYEQASATYRYTG; this is encoded by the coding sequence GTGGACGACTATGCGGGCCGGGTTCTCGCCGACCGCTACCGCCTGCCGCTGCCCCCGTCCGACGAGTACGAGCTGACCGAGACCCGGGCCTTCGACACCTACAGCGGGCAGGAAGTCCTGCTGAGGCAGGTGCCGTTGCCCGAGGTGGTCGAGGCGGAGGTGCTCGACGCGGACGGTCTGCCCGACGGCTTCACCGCGCGCGACGGAGCCCCACGGCGCGGGCCGGTCCGCACGGGACGTTCGGCGGACGAGGCCCGGGGCGCGCGTTCGGCGACGCGGCGGCCCGCCGATCCGGCGGTGCGGCGGGCGGTCGAGGCCGCGCAGGCCGCGGCGCGGATACCCGACCATCCCCGGCTCGACCAGGTCTTCGACGTGTTCGCGGAGGGCGGCTCGCTGTGGGTCGTCAGCGAACTGGTCGCCGCCCGGCCCCTGGCCGCACTGCTCGCCGAGAGTCCGCTGTCGCCGTACCGGGCGGCCGAGGTCGCCTCCGACATCCTCATGGCGCTGCGGGTGCTGCACGCCCATGGCTGGGTGCACCGCAACATCACCGCCCGCACGGTCCTCGTCTGCGACGACGGCCGCGTGATGCTGACCGGCCTCGCGGTCGGCGCGGCGGAGGAGGCCCTGTGCGGGTACGACCCGGTCCCGCCCGAGGATGACGGGGACGAGAGCGCTCCGGACGGCGCGTCCGGCACGCCGGGCGGTTCCATGGGCCCCGGCGGCACGGCCGGCGGCGCGGGTGCGACGGGCTTCGGCGGACTCACCGAGGTAACCGGCGGTCCTGGCTTCGGGGGCGGGACCGGCGCGGGCACCCCGCCGGTGGACCCTGACGCCGCGCGGCGGGCCGCGATCGAGGCGCGGGCGGCCGGGCCGTTGCCGCTGCCCGGCCCGGACGCGGGGCCCGGCGAGCCGCCCTCGCGGCGGACGCCTCAGACCGGCGGGGACATCAGGGCGGCCCGGGCCGGAGCGATCGCCGCGTACCGCGCCGGAGCGCGGGCGGCCGCCCGCGTGCAGGAGGCGCAGCAGAGCGCACGCGCCGAACTGCCCGGCGCCCGTACGCCCGTCGAGGGCGAGTCACGGCCCGCCGGGAGCACCACCCCTCCGCCGGGCCAGATCGCCGACCCCTACGGAGTCCGGCCCCCCACCCACAACGGCACCGCCGCCCACCCCGGAGCGACCGCGCCCCTCCCGTCCGCACCCGCCGGCGACGCCCGCGGCCCGCGCCCGGCGCTCGCCACAGGACCCGGAACCACGCCCGGCCACGTGGTGCCCGCGCAAGAGCGCGGTGAGCTCGGCGCGGGCACCGCGGACGACGCCGGGGGCGTACCGGCCCGTTGGGGTGAAGTCGTGGCCGGCAGCCCCGCGCGGCGGGGGCCCGCCACCGCGCTGGCCGCCGAGCGGGCGCGGCAGGCCCGGATGGCCGTGGTGGGGCCGGTGACCGAGCGCTGGGCGCCGGAACAGGCCGGGCCCGTGCACGAGAACTGGCAGCTCGCCGCGCCCATCGGCCCGGCGACCGACCTGTGGGCGCTCGGGGCGCTGCTTTTCCGGGCGGTGCAGGGACACGCGCCGTACCCGGAGGAGTCCACCGCCGAGCTGGTGCAGATGGTGTGCGCCGAGCCGCCCGCGTACGCGGAGGAGTGCGGGCCGCTGCGCCCGGTCGTGGAGTCGCTGCTGCGCCAGGACCCCACCGAACGCCTCGACTTCGAGGAGCTGCGCGGCTGGCTGCGCTCACTGGTGCGCTCCGCCCCCGAGCCGGAGGCCGGCGCGCACGTCATCGCCGCCCCGCCCGCCGACCCCAGCAGGCTGCCCGTCGTACGGCGCCGCGGCGAGCTGGTGCGCAGGCGGCGCGCAGGGCTGCCCGCCACACACGCACGGCACAGACGGCAGACGGGTTCGCCGCGGCGCCTGGGCCGCACGCTGCTCCTGCTCATCCTGCTGCTGATGGCCGCCGCCGTCGCCTACGCCGTGCTGTTCATGCCGAAGGCCGACCGCGACGGCGCGGCGGCCGGCGACCGCACCGGAACCGCCGGCGAGGCGAGCCCCGCCCCGGCGCACTCGGACGGCGACGGCGGGAGCGGCGCCCCGCAGCCCGGCGAGTCCTCGTCCGCGGCGGACGACAGCCCCTCGAAGGCGGCCGGTTCGGCCGAGGCCGAGGCGCAGACGACCGCGCCGGACGCCGCCGACGGCTTCACGCTGCGCAAGGACTCCGCCGGCTTCCAGGTCGCCGTCGCCAAGGGCTGGACCCGTACGCCCGGCAACAACCAGGGGCAAGTGGTCTACTCCCAGGGCTCGTTCGAGCTGATCGTCGTGCCCGGACGGGACACCGCGGCCGCGTTCGGCAGCGACCCGATGGCGTATCAGCGGGAGAAGGAGCGCGAGTTGCAGGCCTACCGCGACTCGAGCTGGGCCACCTCCACGGGTCTGCGGACCACCCAGGTCGGCGGACGGACCACGGCCGAGGGGCAGTTCACCTGGACGGACGGGAGCGGGCGGCAGCTGTACGTGCGCAACCTGGCCGCCCTGATCGGCGGCAAGTACCACGTGGTGCAGGTGCGGGGGCCCGAGTCCCAGCGGGACCGGGTGACCACGCTGTACGAGCAGGCCTCGGCGACGTACCGGTACACCGGCTGA
- a CDS encoding serine/threonine-protein kinase, protein MQGLLLSGRYRLADAIGSGGMGRVWRAHDEVLHRAVAIKELTAALYVAESDQEVLLARTRAEARAAARINHSAVVTVHDVLEHDGRPWIVMELVEGRSLADALKERDRMDPAEAARIGLWVLRALRAAHAAGVLHRDVKPGNVLLGEDGRVLLTDFGIAQIEGDTTITRTGEVVGSVDYLAPERVRGHDPGPASDLWALGATLYTAVEGLSPFRRTSPLSTMQAVVDEEPREPRHAGPLAPVIAALLRKDPAERPQAEEAEQMLAEAAEGRRPSSAQAYVPTQAAGLPPETAAHAAAYPASGSWPPATTPYPAPAQAATGPMPQHPAVRMPRRRRTLILVVALAALVGGGSALLLQKWDQDRRQDSATSPSTPPPETTTPSTPSSTTDASGGLPDGWVRVRDPYGFSLAVPDETWQRQEFDEATHQVDYTPDGGKHFIRVAVDDTPDFSTAHEHQLDLEQRLHRLVDYRRVGLEPNTYRDCPGSRWEYTWTALAKDMPFPGPRHAIEETYFSRDGVEYAIYMSSPEEDWTRTRQQFQTVLQSWQPTAG, encoded by the coding sequence ATGCAGGGCCTGCTCCTCTCGGGCCGCTACCGGCTCGCCGACGCCATCGGCAGCGGCGGCATGGGCCGGGTGTGGCGCGCGCACGACGAGGTGCTGCACCGGGCCGTCGCCATCAAGGAGTTGACCGCCGCGCTCTACGTCGCCGAGAGCGACCAGGAGGTGCTGCTGGCGCGCACCCGGGCGGAGGCACGCGCGGCGGCACGGATCAACCACTCCGCCGTCGTGACGGTGCATGACGTGCTGGAGCACGACGGCCGCCCGTGGATCGTGATGGAGCTGGTCGAGGGCCGCTCGCTGGCGGACGCGCTCAAGGAGCGGGACCGCATGGACCCGGCGGAGGCCGCCCGGATCGGCCTGTGGGTGCTGCGCGCGCTGCGCGCCGCGCACGCCGCCGGGGTGCTGCACCGCGACGTCAAGCCCGGCAACGTGCTGCTCGGCGAGGACGGCCGCGTCCTGCTGACCGACTTCGGCATAGCCCAGATAGAGGGCGACACCACCATCACCCGCACCGGCGAGGTCGTCGGCTCGGTCGACTACCTGGCCCCTGAGCGCGTCCGCGGCCACGACCCGGGACCGGCGTCCGACCTGTGGGCGCTGGGCGCCACCCTCTACACGGCGGTGGAGGGCCTGTCGCCGTTCCGCCGCACCTCGCCGCTGAGCACCATGCAGGCGGTCGTCGACGAGGAGCCGCGCGAGCCGCGGCATGCCGGCCCGCTCGCCCCGGTCATCGCCGCCCTGCTGCGCAAGGACCCGGCCGAACGGCCGCAGGCTGAGGAGGCCGAGCAGATGCTCGCCGAGGCCGCCGAGGGCCGCCGACCGAGCAGCGCGCAGGCGTACGTGCCCACGCAGGCGGCCGGACTCCCCCCGGAGACCGCCGCGCACGCCGCCGCGTACCCGGCCTCGGGGTCCTGGCCGCCGGCCACGACCCCGTACCCGGCGCCCGCGCAGGCCGCCACCGGACCCATGCCGCAGCACCCCGCGGTCCGGATGCCCAGGCGCCGCCGCACCCTGATCCTGGTCGTGGCCCTCGCCGCGCTCGTCGGCGGCGGCAGCGCCCTGCTGCTGCAGAAGTGGGACCAGGACCGGCGGCAGGACTCCGCCACCTCCCCGTCGACCCCGCCGCCGGAGACCACCACGCCCTCCACGCCCTCCTCGACCACCGACGCCTCCGGCGGTCTCCCGGACGGCTGGGTACGCGTTCGCGACCCCTACGGATTCAGCCTCGCCGTCCCCGACGAGACCTGGCAGCGGCAGGAGTTCGACGAGGCGACCCACCAGGTCGACTACACCCCCGACGGCGGCAAGCACTTCATCCGCGTCGCGGTGGACGACACGCCGGACTTCTCCACCGCTCACGAACACCAGCTCGACCTCGAGCAGCGGCTTCATCGGCTGGTCGACTACCGGCGGGTGGGTCTGGAGCCGAACACCTACCGCGACTGCCCGGGCTCCCGGTGGGAGTACACATGGACGGCCCTGGCGAAGGACATGCCGTTCCCCGGCCCGCGCCACGCCATCGAGGAGACGTACTTCTCCCGTGACGGCGTGGAGTACGCGATCTACATGTCCTCGCCGGAGGAGGACTGGACGCGGACGCGGCAGCAGTTCCAGACCGTGCTCCAGAGCTGGCAGCCGACCGCCGGCTGA